One genomic region from Spirulina subsalsa PCC 9445 encodes:
- the dnaG gene encoding DNA primase, giving the protein MNLPRIHKDTIDAVTERVDIVEIVAEQVVLRKRGKDFVGLCPFHEEKTPSFTVSPSKQMFYCFGCGMGGSGVKFLMELGKQSFAEVVLELAQRYQIPVKMNSPEESQALQREISVREQLYEIAAIANSFFQHALRQSQGETAWDYLRKKRQLSEATIQKFGLGYAPTGWETLYRYLVDAKRFSSSLVEQVGLIKPRKNGDSYYDYFRDRLMIPICDAQGRVIAFGSRTLGNDEPKYLNSPETPLFSKGKTLFALDQAKAEISKQDRVVVVEGYFDAIALHAAGITPVVASLGTAFTPDQLKRILRYTESKQVILNFDADAAGTKATRRAIEEIAPLVYSGQVQLRVFNLPGGKDADEFLKSSADAANIYLQKLETAPLWIDWQIEQLLVNKDLNQANQFEQVSKEMVKLLNHLEDVNKRTYYVNYCAQLLSQGNSSLVSSYSQNLQAQLRRPKRKFNQPDQGIPRLDSEKNLLNRAEFILLLIYLHCPHHREEIVEQLEENDLIFSLAPHRFLWRKILEAETVHPQELLKHLRQLSATHSTEMNAVLPLLYLDENQPHEILRAPLLIRAAIASLQRVTYEKTRRHCLEQLKKLDPVQDADQFQYYSQELQNLCKLIQELDQMRYASLLDVLDS; this is encoded by the coding sequence ATGAACCTACCTCGCATTCATAAAGACACCATTGATGCTGTTACAGAACGAGTCGATATTGTGGAAATTGTAGCAGAACAGGTCGTCTTGCGGAAACGGGGAAAAGACTTCGTAGGCTTGTGTCCTTTTCATGAGGAAAAAACCCCTAGCTTTACGGTTAGTCCCAGTAAACAAATGTTTTATTGTTTTGGCTGTGGCATGGGGGGAAGTGGGGTTAAGTTTTTGATGGAGTTGGGGAAACAATCCTTTGCCGAGGTAGTATTAGAACTTGCCCAACGGTATCAGATTCCGGTTAAGATGAACTCCCCGGAAGAAAGTCAAGCCTTACAGCGAGAAATTTCGGTACGGGAACAACTCTATGAAATCGCGGCTATTGCTAACAGTTTTTTTCAACACGCTTTACGACAATCCCAAGGAGAAACCGCTTGGGATTATTTACGGAAAAAACGTCAACTGAGTGAGGCTACAATTCAAAAATTTGGGTTAGGATATGCTCCCACAGGCTGGGAAACCCTCTATCGGTACTTAGTCGATGCAAAACGCTTTTCTTCTAGCTTAGTAGAACAAGTGGGATTGATTAAACCGCGAAAAAATGGGGATAGTTATTATGATTATTTTCGCGATCGCCTGATGATTCCCATTTGTGATGCTCAAGGGCGTGTCATTGCCTTTGGTAGTCGGACATTAGGCAATGATGAACCCAAATATTTAAACTCCCCGGAAACCCCCTTATTTAGTAAAGGAAAAACCCTCTTTGCGTTAGATCAAGCTAAGGCTGAAATTAGCAAACAGGATCGGGTGGTGGTGGTAGAGGGCTATTTTGATGCGATCGCCCTCCACGCGGCCGGAATTACCCCCGTTGTCGCGTCCTTGGGAACCGCTTTCACCCCCGATCAACTGAAACGGATTTTGCGCTATACCGAATCCAAACAGGTGATTTTAAACTTTGATGCCGATGCAGCAGGAACAAAAGCGACACGGCGGGCTATTGAAGAAATTGCCCCCTTAGTTTATTCCGGGCAAGTACAGTTAAGAGTCTTTAATTTACCGGGAGGTAAAGATGCGGATGAGTTTCTAAAATCCAGTGCTGACGCGGCTAATATTTATCTGCAAAAACTAGAAACAGCCCCCTTATGGATTGATTGGCAAATTGAACAGTTATTGGTGAATAAAGACCTCAATCAAGCGAATCAGTTTGAACAAGTTTCTAAAGAAATGGTCAAACTGTTAAACCATTTAGAGGATGTCAATAAACGCACCTACTATGTGAATTATTGCGCCCAACTGTTGAGTCAGGGGAATAGTTCCTTAGTCAGCAGTTATAGTCAGAACTTGCAAGCCCAATTGCGACGACCTAAGCGTAAATTTAATCAGCCCGATCAAGGAATTCCTAGACTTGACAGCGAGAAAAATTTACTGAATCGGGCAGAATTTATCCTGCTGTTGATTTATCTCCACTGCCCCCACCATCGGGAGGAAATTGTCGAACAATTAGAAGAGAATGATCTAATTTTTAGCCTTGCGCCCCATCGTTTTTTATGGCGCAAAATCCTAGAAGCAGAAACCGTCCATCCTCAAGAGTTACTCAAACATTTACGCCAGTTAAGCGCCACCCATTCTACAGAAATGAATGCCGTTTTGCCCTTGTTGTATTTAGACGAAAACCAGCCCCACGAGATTCTCCGCGCCCCTTTGTTGATTCGGGCGGCGATCGCCTCTCTTCAGCGTGTAACCTACGAAAAGACGCGCCGCCACTGTTTAGAGCAGTTAAAAAAACTCGATCCGGTGCAAGATGCTGACCAGTTCCAATACTACTCCCAAGAATTACAAAACCTCTGTAAACTAATCCAAGAATTGGATCAGATGCGTTATGCTTCGCTGTTAGATGTACTAGATTCTTGA
- a CDS encoding dienelactone hydrolase family protein, giving the protein MLKKYFGLALAVCLFLSTWGIAQSQATLSPSLGEQMAQLHQGDRPIPTPLVAQAPRMPIQSEMVTYGTVEEKPLMGYLAAPTDYSEDLPAIIVIHEWWGLNDNIKMMSDRLAGEGYRVLAVDLYGGETADNPEAALQLVTNANNNPEQLLDNLALAYHYLKTEHNAPKVASLGWCFGGRWSLNTGLLLPDQLDAVVIYYGGGMETDPERLKTLEMPILGIFGELDQNPSVETVREFEATLQALGKTAEIHIYKGADHAFANPSGTRYNAKAAADAWEKTIDFLNRFLKGQESSTSNSEA; this is encoded by the coding sequence ATGCTCAAAAAATACTTCGGTCTAGCGTTGGCCGTATGCCTGTTTCTCAGCACGTGGGGAATCGCCCAATCTCAGGCCACCCTTTCACCCAGTCTAGGCGAACAAATGGCACAGTTACACCAAGGCGATCGCCCCATTCCCACTCCCCTAGTCGCCCAAGCGCCTAGAATGCCCATCCAGTCGGAAATGGTGACTTATGGGACAGTGGAGGAAAAACCGTTAATGGGCTATCTGGCCGCCCCCACAGACTACAGTGAGGACTTACCCGCAATTATTGTGATTCACGAGTGGTGGGGCTTAAACGACAATATTAAGATGATGAGCGATCGCCTGGCCGGAGAAGGGTATCGCGTGTTAGCGGTGGATCTCTACGGAGGAGAAACGGCAGATAATCCCGAGGCCGCCCTACAATTGGTCACAAATGCTAACAATAATCCTGAACAATTGTTAGATAATCTCGCCCTCGCTTATCACTACTTGAAAACAGAACACAATGCCCCAAAAGTTGCCAGTTTAGGCTGGTGTTTTGGGGGGCGTTGGTCTTTAAATACCGGCCTGCTATTACCAGATCAATTAGATGCCGTGGTCATCTATTATGGGGGCGGTATGGAGACAGATCCCGAACGATTAAAAACTCTAGAAATGCCCATTTTAGGGATTTTTGGCGAACTGGATCAAAACCCCTCAGTGGAAACGGTGCGAGAATTTGAAGCCACCTTACAAGCGTTAGGGAAAACCGCAGAAATCCATATCTATAAAGGGGCAGATCATGCCTTTGCCAATCCATCCGGCACTCGTTATAATGCTAAAGCGGCCGCCGATGCTTGGGAAAAAACGATTGATTTTCTCAACCGTTTTTTAAAGGGTCAAGAATCTAGTACATCTAACAGCGAAGCATAA
- a CDS encoding cupin domain-containing protein, which translates to MTEILANLITPLTVETFVGEIWTQKAVYLPALHPQRFQELFAWEDLNHLLNFHPLNNPDLRFHQGGQSWPDVPVKQGRDSRTETLRHRLKQGATLILNQVHQRHPPLAQWTAALQRDLGHPVQVNLYLSPPHQQGFNCHYDTHEVFILQLDGEKEWLIYDPTVAYPTSETRQDSDLPPETPPYWQGVLKPGDVLYIPRGHWHYAIALEQYSLHLTVGVSSPTGLDWLEWAIAQLQKQPQWRQNLPLLHLDSQSLEQSLHHLGTALTQWITSDQTLQAYRQHLQHQQPPLPLQLPQQLHPTLDPSEWSLDTHFQPSPLHRPQILGSEAEGWEIDFANRHITLQGLSPAALACLFNPQGFTLSELAETAPTLSLDDALKIIARLVQEGVLSINSQFSH; encoded by the coding sequence ATGACAGAAATTTTAGCGAACTTAATCACGCCTCTGACAGTGGAAACCTTTGTTGGGGAAATCTGGACTCAAAAAGCGGTTTATCTTCCGGCCTTGCACCCCCAACGGTTTCAGGAACTTTTCGCTTGGGAGGACTTAAACCATTTATTGAACTTTCATCCGTTAAATAATCCAGACTTGCGCTTTCATCAGGGGGGGCAGAGTTGGCCTGATGTACCCGTGAAACAAGGGCGCGATTCTCGTACCGAGACGCTTCGCCATCGCCTGAAACAGGGAGCCACCCTGATCCTCAACCAAGTCCACCAACGGCATCCCCCCCTAGCCCAATGGACTGCTGCCCTCCAGAGGGATCTGGGGCATCCCGTCCAAGTGAATCTTTATCTTTCCCCTCCCCATCAACAAGGATTTAACTGTCACTACGACACCCATGAGGTGTTTATTTTGCAACTTGACGGGGAGAAAGAGTGGTTGATTTACGATCCAACCGTTGCCTATCCCACCTCAGAGACACGCCAAGATAGCGACTTACCCCCAGAAACGCCCCCTTACTGGCAGGGGGTTTTAAAACCGGGGGATGTGCTGTATATTCCTCGGGGGCATTGGCACTATGCGATCGCCCTAGAACAATATTCCTTACACTTAACCGTCGGAGTATCCAGTCCCACAGGTTTAGACTGGTTAGAATGGGCGATCGCCCAACTGCAAAAACAACCCCAATGGCGGCAAAACCTCCCCCTCCTCCACCTCGATTCCCAATCCCTAGAGCAATCCTTACATCACCTAGGCACCGCCCTCACTCAATGGATCACCTCAGACCAAACCCTGCAAGCCTATCGACAGCACCTGCAACACCAACAGCCCCCCCTCCCCCTCCAACTTCCCCAACAACTCCATCCCACCCTAGACCCCTCAGAATGGTCCCTCGACACCCACTTTCAACCCTCCCCCCTACACCGTCCCCAGATCCTCGGCAGCGAAGCAGAAGGCTGGGAAATTGATTTCGCCAACCGTCATATTACCCTGCAAGGTCTATCCCCGGCCGCCCTCGCTTGCCTATTCAACCCCCAAGGGTTCACCCTCTCAGAGTTAGCCGAAACAGCCCCCACCCTAAGCTTAGACGATGCCCTCAAGATCATTGCCCGCTTAGTGCAGGAAGGGGTTTTATCCATTAACAGCCAATTCTCCCACTAA